From one Chanodichthys erythropterus isolate Z2021 chromosome 3, ASM2448905v1, whole genome shotgun sequence genomic stretch:
- the LOC137003217 gene encoding zinc finger protein 235-like: MSDPEPCRMKHTEDTEEQRDLMEESEKSEELSEVEEEHHDKLGEKPLRRSKTKKTFLKKRRAKKSTTCTQCGKSFTTKQSLDVHMRVHTGENPFTCDQCGKSFTQKGNLKEHMKIHTGVKPYVCSQCGNDFTNKQSLDAHMRVHTGEKPFKCDQCGKGFSQSSHLKGHMRIHTGEKPFMCDQCEKRFTNKHHLNVHMRIHTGERPHVCHQCGKSFTRSEHLKGHMKIHTGEKPFTCDQCGKSFRQPSNLNVHMRVHTGKKLFTCDQCGKTFLRASELKRHLTVHTKEKPHSCSVCGKSFSLLQNLQTHKKIHTGVKAYMCFECGKTFTHEISLKVHQRIHTGEKPYKCSHCDKRFNQLANLKTHEGVHTEEKPYKCSHCDKRFSQSAHLKTHERIHTGEKPYKCSHCDKRCRQLTDLKRHERIHSREKPHTCDQCEKSFSFKSHLKIHMKIHAEEKPHHRSLRAHWCVLKALNNQKASGRRGKRDPVIQNLQMKHHDPEEQRGCVNE, translated from the exons ACCTGATGGAAGAGAGCGAGaagagtgaagaactgagtgaagtggaagaggaacatcatgacaaacttggagaaaaacctttgaggcgctcaaagactaaaaagacatttttaaagaaaagaagagcaaagaaatctacaacctgcactcagtgtggaaagagtttcacaaccaaacagagtcttgatgttcacatgagagttcatactggagagaatccattcacatgtgatcaatgtggaaagagtttcacacaaaaaggaaaTCTTAAGGAACACATGAAGATCCACACTGGAGTGAAGCCATATGTATGTAGTCAATGTGGAAACGatttcacaaacaaacaaagtcttgatgctcacatgagagttcatactggagagaaaccgttcaagtgtgatcagtgtggCAAAGGTTTCAGTCAATCTTCACACCTTAAAggacacatgaggatccacactggagagaagccgttcatgTGTGATCAGTGTGAAAAGAGATTCACAAACAAACATCATCTTAATGTTCatatgaggatccacactggagagaggccACATGTATGCcatcaatgtgggaagagtttcacccGATCAGAACACCTTAAAGGACACATGAAaatccacaccggagagaagccattcacatgtgatcagtgcggGAAGAGTTTCAGACAGCCATCAAACCTTAatgttcacatgagagttcacactggaaagaagttgttcacatgtgatcagtgtgggaaaaCATTTCTTAGGGCATCAGAGCTGAAGAGACACCTGACAGTTCATAcaaaggagaagccacattcatgttctgtgtgtggaaagagtttttcactgctGCAAAATTTACAAACACAtaagaaaatacacactggtGTAAAAGCTTatatgtgctttgagtgtgggAAGACTTTTACTCATGAAATCAGTTTAAAAGtgcaccagagaattcacactggagaaaaaccttacaagtgttcacactgtgacaagagattcaatcaGTTAgcaaatctgaaaacacatgagggGGTTCATACTgaagaaaaaccttacaagtgttcacactgtgacaagagattcagtcagtcagcacatctgaaaacacatgagaggatccacactggagaaaaaccgtataagtgttcacactgtgacaagagatgcAGGCAGTTAACAGATCTGAAaagacatgagaggatccacagcagagagaagccgcacacgtgtgatcagtgtgaaaagagtttctcttttaaaagtcacctgaagatacacatgaagatccatgcagaGGAGAAACCACATCACCGCAGTCTGAGAGCACA CTGGTGTGTGCTGAAGGCACTG AACAACCAGAAAGCATCTGGAAGGAGAGGAAAGAGAGATCCAGTGATCCAAAACCTGCAGATGAAACATCACGAtcctgaagaacaaagaggttgtgTCAATGAGTGA